The Malus sylvestris chromosome 12, drMalSylv7.2, whole genome shotgun sequence genome contains a region encoding:
- the LOC126593847 gene encoding macrodontain-1-like, producing MSFNNWRETFFATLLFVAILMSDSSAFQAFEEWTAVHGRIYSSTQERELRLTIFKANFEFVEKFNKNGKGFTVGLNHFADLTTEEIINGYCCRLLQSDSATSMTISDNAVAVEKINNSTCSSVDWVEYGVVTPVRNQKKCGSCWAFAAVTGIEGIFGIKRGKDKVVPLSPQQLVDCDEVSYGCKDGLEVHAYDYVSKRGIVSEASYPYKAKTGKCNPEIFESLPIVTWINRSHSVYPKDEQALTRAVCQQPVTVGIDAGSAAFAYYKGGIFRDECGTNLTHSVTIVGIGRDESGTEYWKIKNSWGKEWGEGDYMKLLKDGSPNGHCGITMDATYPVID from the exons ATGAGTTTTAATAATTGGAGAGAAACCTTTTTTGCTACACTACTGTTTGTAGCAATACTGATGTCTGATTCAAGTGCTTTTCAAGCATTTGAAGAGTGGACTGCGGTGCACGGCCGCATCTACTCCAGCACTCAAGAACGAGAGCTGCGACTCACAATATTCAAAGCCAACTTTGAATTTGTGGAGAAATTTAACAAGAATGGGAAAGGTTTTACCGTCGGCCTCAATCATTTTGCCGACTTGACTACTGAAGAGATCATCAACGGGTACTGCTGTAGACTATTGCAGTCTGATTCGGCCACTAGCATGACAATCTCAGACAATGCTGTTGCTGTCGAAAAAATCAACAACAGTACATGCAGCAGCGTGGATTGGGTCGAGTACGGAGTAGTAACTCCAGTAAGGAATCAGAAAAAATGTG GAAGTTGTTGGGCGTTTGCCGCAGTAACCGGAATAGAAGGAATTTTCGGAATAAAAAGGGGGAAGGACAAGGTGGTGCCGCTGTCTCCTCAGCAGCTTGTGGACTGTGACGAGGTTAGTTATGGCTGCAAGGATGGCCTCGAGGTTCACGCATATGACTATGTCTCCAAGAGAGGGATCGTAAGTGAGGCCAGTTATCCCTACAAGGCAAAGACCGGCAAATGCAACCCAGAGATATTTGAAAGTCTACCCATTGTCACCTGGATTAATCGCAGTCACAGTGTGTACCCGAAGGACGAGCAGGCCCTGACAAGGGCTGTGTGTCAACAGCCAGTGACTGTCGGAATTGATGCCGGAAGCGCAGCTTTTGCATATTACAAAGGCGGGATTTTTAGAGATGAATGTGGTACTAATTTGACACACAGTGTCACCATAGTTGGTATCGGGAGGGACGAGTCTGGCACCGAATACTGGAAAATCAAGAATTCCTGGGGCAAGGAATGGGGAGAGGGAGACTACATGAAACTTCTTAAAGATGGTAGCCCGAATGGACACTGTGGCATTACCATGGATGCCACCTATCCAGTGATTGATTGA
- the LOC126593174 gene encoding protein EMBRYO SAC DEVELOPMENT ARREST 30-like has protein sequence MIFKSKIKWVAVFVLVLSFASLLRHLSIARFSTVDLVQYSALTAFHNDFNSISGRQSVPNKKLWGPVKPLQSLQPYANPRSNYPVPNDQSNGFIYAKIFGGFEKIRSTICDLVTISRLLNATLVIPDIQESTRSKGISSRFKSFTYLYDELHFIASLKNDIVIVKSLPDNLKAARKRNEFPSFRPKKSASPNFYIKEVLPKLRKTKVIGLVIAEGGCLQSILPPNMAEFQRLRCRVAFHALQFRPEIQMLGHKMVERLRAWGQPFLAYHPGLVRETLAYHGCAELFQDVHTELIQYRRKQMITKAIVQEELSIDSHLRRENGSCPLMPEEVGILLRSMGYPPKTIIYLAGSETFGGQRVLVPLRAMFPNLVDRTSLCSNKELSDILGPETPLPQNPFQRPPAKSKEQLKEKWKKAGPRPRPLPPPPGRPIYQHEKEGWYGWITESDTEPDLSALDLRMQAHRLIWDALDYIVSVEADTFFPGFNNDGSGWPDFSSLVMGHRVYEVASSRTYRPDRKVAAELFNMTRDNVYHPKHNWTVSVQEHLKKSLSEEGLIRQSVLSKPALFISHPLPECSCRISSANAPVHVKGNDGRTIYGGEEECPKWMKHGDEVPLDSAGEEGKVEDNELSEYGSTLDEQPESNDSDRTNATLASEQDEEMDPND, from the exons ATGATATTCAAATCTAAGATAAAATGGGTTGCTGTCTTTGTCCTCGTTTTATcttttgcatcattacttcggCATCTCTCTATAGCACGATTTTCGACTGTCGATTTAGTCCAGTATAGCGCATTGACCGCATTCCATAACGATTTCAATTCTATCTCTGGGAGGCAG AGTGTTCCTAATAAGAAGCTATGGGGGCCTGTGAAGCCCCTGCAGTCTTTGCAGCCTTATGCCAACCCCCGAAGCAACTATCCTG TCCCAAATGACCAGAGCAATGGCTTCATTTATGCAAAAATATTTGGTGGATTTGAAAAGATAAGATCTACG ATCTGTGATCTGGTCACCATATCCAGGCTTCTAAATGCTACTCTTGTCATTCCAGACATTCAAGAAAGTACTCGCTCAAAAGGCATCAG CTCTCGTTTCAAGAGTTTTACATATCTCTACGATGAGCTGCACTTTATAGCATCTTTAAAAAATGACATAGTCATTGTGAAGAGTCTGCCAGATAATCTGAAGGCAGCAAGGAAAAGAAATGAATTCCCTTCTTTTAGACCCAAGAAGTCAGCCTCTCCAAATTTTTATATCAAAGAAGTCCTACCAAAGTTGAGGAAAACCAAGGTTATCGGCTTGGTCATTGCTGAAGGTGGATGTCTGCAG TCAATCCTTCCACCAAACATGGCCGAGTTTCAAAGACTTAGATGCAGGGTCGCCTTCCATGCACTACAATTCAGGCCAGAAATCCAAATGCTTGGACACAAGATGGTGGAGAG GTTACGTGCATGGGGTCAACCCTTCCTAGCGTATCATCCTGGTTTGGTGAGAGAAACCTTGGCATATCATGGCTGTGCTGAACTTTTTCAG GATGTTCACACTGAACTCATACAATATCGAAGGAAACAAATGATTACAAAGGCCATTGTTCAAGAGGAACTAAGCATAGATTCACATTTGCGTAGAGAAAATGGCTCATGCCCGCTGATGCCTGAAGAG GTTGGAATTCTTCTTCGTTCAATGGGGTATCCTCCTAAAACAATTATATATCTGGCTGGTTCTGAAACATTTGGGGGTCAACGTGTTCTGGTCCCTTTGCGTGCTATGTTTCCCAACTTAGTGGATCGCACTTCCTTGTGCAGCAATAAAGAATTGTCTGATATACTTGGACCTGAAACACCCCTTCCGCAAAATCCATTTCAACGACCGCCAGCAAAAAGCAAGGAACAacttaaagaaaaatggaagaAGGCCGGTCCTAGGCCTCGGCCTCTTCCTCCACCTCCTGGTAGACCTATCTATCAACATGAAAAAGAAGGCTGGTATGGTTGGATTACTGAGTCTGACACGGAACCAGACCTTTCTGCTTTGGATCTGAGGATGCAAGCACATAGACTAATTTGGGATGCTCTTGATTATATTGTCTCTGTGGAAGCAGACACATTCTTTCCTGGTTTTAACAATGATGGCAGTGGATGGCCAGATTTTTCAAGCTTGGTCATGGGACACCGTGTGTATGAGGTTGCTTCTTCTAGAACATACCGACCAGACAG GAAAGTTGCAGCAGAACTTTTCAACATGACCAGGGACAATGTCTACCATCCCAAGCATAATTGGACAGTCTCAGTGCAGGAACATCTTAAGAAAAGCTTAAGTGAGGAAGGCCTAATAAGGCAATCCGTTTTGTCGAAGCCAGCATTATTCATTTCACACCCACTTCCCGAATGCTCATGTAGAATATCTTCTGCCAATGCTCCAGTTCATGTAAAAGGTAATGATGGCCGAACTATATATGGAGGTGAAGAAGAGTGCCCGAAGTGGATGAAGCATGGTGACGAAGTTCCTTTGGATTCAGCTGGGGAAGAGGGTAAGGTGGAGGACAATGAATTGTCAGAGTACGGAAGTACTCTGGATGAACAACCAGAATCAAATGACAGCGACAGAACTAATGCTACTCTTGCCTCTGAGCAGGATGAGGAAATGGACCCGAATGACTAA
- the LOC126594544 gene encoding probable glycosyltransferase At5g03795, producing the protein MADSSSVVLYYLSQPRSLRHFYFIPTTLALATSLLILFYISSTSNLFAHHHHHAHSIPQLLLNISSSYTPFRVEAHLKADGAQVIQGQRSPEQPQLGSNGNYVNNKAVFHDRHIFLEDYKEMKRSFKIYVYPHRQDDSFANALLPVDSEPGGNYASESYFKKVLMKSHFITNDPTKADLFFLPFSIARLRHDPRIGVGGIQDFIRDYIFNVSHKYEYWNRTGGADHFYVACHSIGRSAMEKANEVKFNAIQVVCSSSYFLPGYIPHKDACLPQIWPRNEKPPDLRSSNRTKLAFFAGGINSPVREKLLQVWRNDSEIFAHFGRLTTPYADELLGSRFCLHVKGFEVNTARIADSLYYGCVPVIIANYYDLPFADVINWSSFSVIVATLDIPLLKKILKEISSDEYLRLQSNVLKVRKHFQWHLSPIDYDAFYMVMYELWLRRGFSTVPLSNFETS; encoded by the exons ATGGCCGATTCTTCTTCGGTGGTGCTATACTATCTCTCTCAGCCGCGGTCCTTGAGACATTTTTACTTCATACCCACAACTTTAGCTCTCGCAACCTctctcctcatcctcttctacATTTCCTCCACCTCCAATCTCTTCGCCCACCACCATCATCATGCTCACTCAATCCCACAACTGCTACTCAATATTTCATCTTCCTATACACCCTTTCGAGTCGAAGCTCATCTGAAAGCGGACGGTGCTCAAGTAATCCAGGGTCAACGCTCACCGGAGCAACCTCAATTGGGATCGAATG GAAACTATGTCAATAACAAAGCCGTGTTCCATGATAGACATATCTTTCTTGAAGACTataaagaaatgaaaaggaGCTTTAAGATATATGTTTATCCTCACAGGCAAGATGACTCCTTTGCAAATGCACTTTTGCCTGTGGATTCTGAACCCGGGGGTAATTACGCGAGTGAAAGTTACTTCAAGAAGGTCCTTATGAAAAGTCATTTCATTACCAATGATCCTACTAAGGCGGATCTTTTCTTTCTGCCTTTCTCAATTGCAAGGTTGCGGCATGACCCCAGAATTGGCGTGGGAGGTATCCAAGATTTTATAAGAGATTACATCTTCAATGTTAGTCACAAGTACGAATATTGGAACCGGACAGGTGGAGCAGATCATTTTTACGTTGCTTGTCATTCCATTGGGCGTTCAGCCATGGAAAAAGCAAATGAAGTCAAATTTAATGCCATTCAAGTtgtttgctcttcaagctactTCCTACCGGGCTACATACCACACAAGGATGCATGTCTGCCACAAATTTGGCCCAGAAATGAAAAGCCCCCTGACCTTCGTTCTTCAAATAG GACGAAACTTGCATTCTTCGCCGGAGGAATCAACTCCCCAGTACGAGAAAAGCTTCTTCAAGTCTGGAGAAATGACTCTGAGATTTTTGCGCACTTTGGTCGGCTTACTACACCATATGCTGATGAACTGCTTGGCAGCAGGTTCTGCCTCCATGTCAAAGGCTTTGAAGTAAATACAGCTCGTATTGCAGATTCACTATACTACGGTTGTGTCCCAGTGATAATTGCCAACTACTATGATTTACCATTCGCAGACGTAATAAACTGGAGCAGCTTCTCGGTCATTGTTGCTACTCTAGATATCCCACTGCTTAAGAAAATCCTCAAGGAGATCAGCTCCGATGAATATCTGCGGTTGCAGAGTAATGTGTTGAAGGTGCGCAAACATTTCCAGTGGCATCTTTCCCCTATTGATTATGATGCTTTTTATATGGTTATGTATGAGTTGTGGCTCCGACGAGGTTTTTCGACAGTTCCCTTGAGCAATTTTGAAACTTCTTAG